The following coding sequences lie in one Moritella viscosa genomic window:
- a CDS encoding putative exported protein, with protein MKGLIQNKYIRTTLLLATLISQYGCANSPTVIPMAMAGIVSVSQPDKSKRIEPRKLNFTFEYKQIELNREQRNRLLYLYDWQHGAIISYGKAKAENDYTGLSIGHKRVQAVSQALAKNQEVLQVNYDPTLAADSVVIEEKVIIATDKTTNLVEKSRL; from the coding sequence ATGAAAGGACTTATCCAGAATAAATATATCAGAACAACATTACTGTTAGCCACGTTAATATCGCAGTACGGGTGTGCGAACTCACCAACAGTTATTCCAATGGCAATGGCTGGGATAGTATCGGTATCACAACCTGATAAATCGAAGAGAATAGAACCGAGAAAGCTAAATTTCACTTTTGAATACAAACAGATAGAGTTGAACAGAGAGCAGCGTAATCGTTTGCTTTACCTCTATGACTGGCAGCATGGTGCGATCATTAGCTACGGTAAAGCAAAAGCTGAAAATGACTATACAGGTTTGTCCATAGGGCATAAACGTGTACAAGCTGTTAGCCAAGCTTTAGCTAAAAATCAAGAAGTTCTTCAGGTTAATTATGACCCAACATTGGCTGCAGATTCTGTGGTGATTGAAGAAAAGGTTATTATAGCTACTGATAAAACAACGAATTTAGTTGAGAAATCTAGGCTGTAA